From the genome of Daphnia pulex isolate KAP4 chromosome 12, ASM2113471v1:
CCACAGGAAGTTTATAGAATTCAACAAAGGAAGGTCAGATGGAGAGATTGtgccttgtttttctttttgttaggTGCTCACAAGGTGCATGTGTAATAGACGGCCCTGCCCAAAATAGCTCCGTCGAGgagtagagaaagaaaaacaacattatttaaacaaaaaaaaaataaaaaatccaacaTAGATGGCCCGTGTGCTCCGTGTATCTCCGTGTATGCGCCAGGCGGCCCAAGGAGggttattttcaaaaggatTGTGAAACGTAGCGGCCGATATTCTCGGCTAGGTATTTTCGAATcgagacatttttcttatgCTCGAATCACCCGCACAAGATATGTTCAAGGTGACTAAACACCGACGTTCTATCCATATCTTGGCGGGCGTGAATATAAGTATATCGGGGGCGTGTGTAAGATCAGCGGCGCATGCGTCCGCTAACGTCTTGTAACCTTTGAGATCATAAcaaatgtcaaacaaaaactatttgtGATACAcggtttgttgaaaaattattttaacaatcTACCGTTCGATCAAGTCTGCTTTCAGTTCTTGTAAACGAACCAGTATCTCTTCTTTCATCAGGTTGTAGCACATAGCAATGAttcctgaaatatttttttaaaaaagttgggATCAATTGACCATAGTTAGTTAGTCACGGGCTCACGGCACGCATAACAAGAATGGTGATTGTGACAATTTTAATTAGGCCTACCCATTCCGACGAGAAGATACACAAAGTTGATAATCTATCGTTAGTTAATtaatagaaacaaaatcaatatgATTTAGTTGTCAGATTTGTGAAGAACGTCACTTTTTCTTACCAATTTGGTCTGATTGCTTGAGGCTTGAAGATTGGCACCGGGTACGAAATCACCCATACCGATTTTACACAAACTAGTCACGCAAAAGTAGCAAGCGTCTAGATATTCCCAGTTCTCCCATTCAGCAAACATCTTCAAcagaaatgaagagaaaataagaagaacgaaaaacaaaaatgataaaaaatgacaaatacaATTGTTCCAACAGCTAAGTAAGTCAGCCAGACCCAGAGACAAGCTGTTGATGGAACGATCACCAATCCAGAATAGCTTTCTTCGTCCATATCGTCGGATAGTTCATCAACAGCGCCAGCTGAATTCACACCTataatttctttgtttccaTTGGTCGCAGTAGGATCAGCGTCTGTCAACGGTTTGTCTTTTCGTGCGTCTGCACAGCGGACTAACTTGCAGTAGAACCACTTAAAGCACGAGGCCAGTACTTGGCCCATGTTCATGAAGTACAGAACAT
Proteins encoded in this window:
- the LOC124209912 gene encoding TWiK family of potassium channels protein 18-like; the encoded protein is MALDRKRSVRDRGSVRSRGSSSASSSDPREKLKDCCRQFVAFMFTQVGVGALVVSYAIMGAFAFMAIEGESENSENNDHVAHLRSSCLSRLWNVTDHLNVLEERKWKLDVRQVLLDHQQAMALAIKGGYDGRTNQERWTFPSALMFSLSVFTMIGFGHLVPRTQWGKIATMLYAVFGIPVYVLYFMNMGQVLASCFKWFYCKLVRCADARKDKPLTDADPTATNGNKEIIGVNSAGAVDELSDDMDEESYSGLVIVPSTACLWVWLTYLAVGTIMFAEWENWEYLDACYFCVTSLCKIGMGDFVPGANLQASSNQTKLIINFVYLLVGMGIIAMCYNLMKEEILVRLQELKADLIERLQDVSGRMRR